The DNA segment AAGTCGTTATATAAACCATCACTGCACACCAGAAAGCGATCGCCCTGCTCTACTGTCTCGTAATCCAGGTCTAAATGTAAGGTCTGGTGAACACCCACAGCACGGGTCAGTATATGGGCACCGGGATGCGAAGCCACTTTGCTGGCACTCAACTCACCGCGCTCAAATTTCTGCTGGGCAACGCTATGATCTTTGGTCATCTGTTTTAGCTGGCCAGCCCGCAGCCGGTAAACCCGACTGTCCCCTGCCCATAAAAAAAAGCAGTACTGGCCATAGGAGAGTATCGCCGCTACCGTCGAGCCGACGCGCTCACCCTCAAAGGAGCTGCGGCAATTAGCATGCGCCGCCCTTAGCCGTGTTTCCAAATCCCTGATACTGGCAGCCAAATTGCTGGACTTGCCAAAGTGCACAAAAGCTTCAGCAACGACACCACTGGCATAATCACCCCGCGCCAAACCACCCATACCATCCGCCACCGCCCAGATCTCTTGCTCGGTTGAATGATAAAAAGCATCTTCATTAGCCTTTCTTACCCGGCCAACATCACTGCGGCCCACACTTTTCCAGGTGATGGCAGGCTGGTCGGTGATCGTCTGTTCGAGGTCGATCAGTTGTTGAAAATCAATATAAGGCATTGGGTTATTATCTTTGGTTATTGATGTTTAATTTAGCCCCAATCTTCCCTGAGAATTCGCAGCAAGTCGTCTGCGCTAGCCGGCCGCTGAGCCGGGTCCTTTTGCAGGCAACTCATCGCTAATTCGGCAAGTACATCCGGCACCGGTATTTTTGATATCGTGCGAGGGTCTGGGGGTAGCTCAGAGCGAATCTGGTCTAGCAGGCTATGCACTACATCCCCTTGAAAGGGGGTCACACCGCAGAGCAGCTCATAAATAATAGCGCCCAAACTATAGAGGTCAGACTGCCCGTTAATATTGGGGTCTCGGTCAATCTGCTCAGGCGACATATACATCACCGTTCCCTGAAGCTTTTCCTTGCCGGCATCCGCTTTATCAATAATGGACTCTTCACCACCAGCATTACCCTCTTTGGGCCACACTTTCGCCAGCCCCCAGTCCAGCACTAACACCTCACCATAGGGGCCAACTAAAATATTTTCCGGTTTTATATCCCGGTGCACCACGCCCATTGAATGGGCATAACCCAAAGCCCTGGCTACCTGCACAATCAAATCCATCAGCTGGGACAGATCATAGCGATCGCGATAGTTCAGCACTTCCCGCAGGGTATAACCATGCACCAGCTTCATGGTGAAATAGTAATTACCGCGGTTATCTCGCCCCAGCTCATAGGTGGGTACGGTATTCGGGTGCTGCAACATGGCAGAGATACGCGCTTCCCGCAGCAGGCGCTGAGTTTCGACCGGGTCGTCGATAAATTCGGGGCGCAGGGTTTTATAACAAACCGTGCGGCGTAAATGCAGGTCACGGCAGGACTTGATCAGCGACTTACCGCCCTTGGCTATAGGGCTAAAAAAGGCATAACGCGTATTGGGGTTTAACTTTTCGGGCAAGGGCGCGTCAGTTTCTTCAGCGTAAAGGCGATCTTCTTCGACATTTTGCTGTGAAAATTCAGGCATTGCTGGCTCCTTGTTATCATTCCAGCCTTGCATATTAACCTACTGATAATCAAAGAAAATTAATTTCAGACAATTTATGGGATATTCTAAAAAAAAATCTATATAGTTATCGCCCTATATCCAAGCCGAAATAAGGAGCCTTAGCATGTCAGCGAACACCCTGAGTATGATCAACGACAACGATGTGAGATGGGTAGACCTGCGTTTCACCGACACCAAAGGTAAAGAGCAGCACGTTACTATCCCTGCCACTGAAATCGATGATGGCTTTTTTGAAGAGGGCAAGATGTTTGACGGCTCTTCTATTGCTGGCTGGAAAGGTATCAACGAATCAGACATGATTTTAATGCCTGACGATTCAACCGCGGTCATGGACCCTTTTACCGATGACAATACGCTAAATCTTCGCTGTGACATTGTTGAGCCTTCAACCATGCAGGGCTATAACCGCGACCCACGCTCTATTGCCGAACGCGCTGAAGCCTATATGAAATCTACCGGTATTGCCGATAGCTGCATGTTTGGCCCTGAGCCGGAATTTTTTGTGTTTGATGATGTTAAATGGCATGCCGATATGAGCGGCGTGGCTTATGAAATCAATTCTGAAGAAGCGGCATGGTCGTCTAACAAACCCTTCCCCGATGGCAATATCGGTCACCGCCCCGGTGTTAAAGGCGGTTATTTCCCAGTGCCTCCCGTCGACTCCCTGCATGACCTGCGTGGCGCCATGTGTAATGCCATGGAAGCAATGGGGCTAGCGGTGGAAGTACACCACCACGAAGTGGGCACTGCCGGTCAGTGTGAAATTGGTGTTGGCCCTAACTCGGCGGTTAAAAAAGCCGATGAGATTCAGATTTTCAAATACTGCGTGCATAATGTGGCTCACGCCTACGGTAAAACAGCGACCTTTATGCCCAAGCCTCTGGTAGGTGATAACGGTTCCGGTATGCATGTTCACCA comes from the Oceanicoccus sagamiensis genome and includes:
- a CDS encoding PP2C family protein-serine/threonine phosphatase; translated protein: MPYIDFQQLIDLEQTITDQPAITWKSVGRSDVGRVRKANEDAFYHSTEQEIWAVADGMGGLARGDYASGVVAEAFVHFGKSSNLAASIRDLETRLRAAHANCRSSFEGERVGSTVAAILSYGQYCFFLWAGDSRVYRLRAGQLKQMTKDHSVAQQKFERGELSASKVASHPGAHILTRAVGVHQTLHLDLDYETVEQGDRFLVCSDGLYNDLSRTEIQQLLACTDAQTALDSLIDSALEKGGSDNITAIVVDAL
- a CDS encoding serine/threonine protein kinase; this encodes MPEFSQQNVEEDRLYAEETDAPLPEKLNPNTRYAFFSPIAKGGKSLIKSCRDLHLRRTVCYKTLRPEFIDDPVETQRLLREARISAMLQHPNTVPTYELGRDNRGNYYFTMKLVHGYTLREVLNYRDRYDLSQLMDLIVQVARALGYAHSMGVVHRDIKPENILVGPYGEVLVLDWGLAKVWPKEGNAGGEESIIDKADAGKEKLQGTVMYMSPEQIDRDPNINGQSDLYSLGAIIYELLCGVTPFQGDVVHSLLDQIRSELPPDPRTISKIPVPDVLAELAMSCLQKDPAQRPASADDLLRILREDWG
- the glnA gene encoding glutamate--ammonia ligase; protein product: MSANTLSMINDNDVRWVDLRFTDTKGKEQHVTIPATEIDDGFFEEGKMFDGSSIAGWKGINESDMILMPDDSTAVMDPFTDDNTLNLRCDIVEPSTMQGYNRDPRSIAERAEAYMKSTGIADSCMFGPEPEFFVFDDVKWHADMSGVAYEINSEEAAWSSNKPFPDGNIGHRPGVKGGYFPVPPVDSLHDLRGAMCNAMEAMGLAVEVHHHEVGTAGQCEIGVGPNSAVKKADEIQIFKYCVHNVAHAYGKTATFMPKPLVGDNGSGMHVHQSLSLNGENIMAGDVYGGLSETALFYIGGIIKHARAINAFANASTNSYKRLVPGFEAPVMLAYSARNRSASIRIPFVPNPKARRIEVRFGDPTANPYLMFACMLMAGLDGIKNKIHPGDAADKDLYDLPAEEAAEIPTVASSLEQALAALDADRGFLTAGGVMDDDMIDAYIELKSEEVERLNMTTHPVEFDMYYSV